A genomic region of Sphaerodactylus townsendi isolate TG3544 unplaced genomic scaffold, MPM_Stown_v2.3 scaffold_21, whole genome shotgun sequence contains the following coding sequences:
- the YIPF6 gene encoding protein YIPF6, with translation MAAAEGEEAAKPLFAGLADVSISEDIPVEGEITVPVESRSLDEDYSTLDEPVKDTIMRDLKAVGKKFVHVMYPKKSSALLRDWDLWGPLILCVLLALMLQGRSADSTEDKGPEFGEVFVIVWFGAVVITLNSKLLGGTISFFQSLCVLGYCILPLTVALLVCRLVLLANSGTISFIVRLLVVMAMFGWSTLASTAFLADSQPPNRKALVVYPIFLFYFIISWMILTFTP, from the exons ATGGCGGCGGCGGAGGGCGAGGAGGCGGCTAAGCCTCTG TTTGCAGGCCTTGCAGATGTGTCAATATCTGAGGATATTCCAGTAGAAGGAGAAATCACTGTTCCTGTGGAATCTCGCTCCCTTGATGAAGATTACTCCACACTTGACGAGCCAGTTAAAGACACCATT ATGCGAGATCTGAAAGCGGTTGGGAAGAAATTTGTCCATGTCATGTATCCTAAAAAGAGCAGCGCCCTTCTAAGAGACT GGGATTTGTGGGGACCTTTAATCCTGTGTGTATTGCTTGCACT GATGCTTCAGGGAAGATCGGCAGACAGTACAGAAGACAAAGGCCCTGAGTTTGGAGAAGTCTTCGTTATCGTTTGGTTTGGTGCCGTCGTCATAACTCTAAATTCCAAATTGCTTGGAGGAACCAT ATCTTTCTTTCAGAGCCTGTGTGTCCTGGGCTACTGCATCCTGCCATTGACAGTGGCTCTGCTGGTGTGTAGACTGGTACTTCTAGCAAATTCTGGGACCATCAGCTTCATTGTGCGCCttttggtggtgatggccatgTTTGGCTGGTCAACATTAG CCTCCACAGCCTTCCTGGCAGACAGTCAGCCTCCGAATCGCAAAGCCCTGGTGGTGTACCCCATCTTCCTGTTCTATTTCATCATCAGCTGGATGATCCTCACCTTCACACCTTAG